A region of Deltaproteobacteria bacterium DNA encodes the following proteins:
- a CDS encoding TRAP transporter large permease, with translation MDPVVVGVIGTCLVFFLLFIGMPIAFAMMLVGFSGVTYLSSVNAALPMLGRTIYEVSSYYPYTVIPLFIVMGGFAGSSGMTGELYSAFDKWLRRLPGGLAIATIGACAGFSAVSGSSVATAAAMGTVALPEMKRFNYHPRLATGSVAAGGTLGFLIPPSIGFIVYGMLTEQSIGKLLVAGILPGAFLALAYTLIVIGSVKLNPSLAPVSLEPVSWRTKFASLMAVWEPLAVFFLVMGGIYGGFFTPTEAGAIGATILFLIALIKRKLNRANLVEALQESVRISVMVLFLVAGANVFSYFLALSTIPMRVAEWVAALEISPYLIHAIMMVIYLFLGCFLDAISMMVLTLPVIYPVILALGFDPIWFGVIAVLMMEAGLITPPMGLNVFTVAGVAKDTPVETIFRGVIPFLFAIFALVILITVFPKIALLLPGMMTR, from the coding sequence GTGGATCCAGTTGTTGTCGGCGTCATTGGAACGTGTCTGGTCTTTTTCCTTCTTTTTATCGGCATGCCCATTGCCTTTGCCATGATGTTAGTGGGGTTTTCGGGAGTCACCTATCTATCCAGTGTAAATGCCGCGCTTCCGATGCTTGGCAGGACGATCTACGAGGTCTCTTCCTATTACCCCTATACCGTGATCCCGCTCTTTATCGTCATGGGAGGATTTGCCGGAAGTTCGGGGATGACCGGGGAACTCTACAGTGCATTTGATAAATGGCTTCGAAGACTGCCCGGAGGATTGGCCATCGCCACCATCGGGGCATGTGCCGGGTTCTCGGCGGTATCAGGCTCTTCAGTGGCAACCGCTGCAGCCATGGGTACGGTTGCCCTGCCCGAAATGAAACGGTTTAATTATCATCCCCGGCTCGCCACCGGGAGCGTAGCTGCCGGCGGGACCCTGGGATTCCTTATTCCTCCCAGCATCGGGTTCATCGTTTACGGCATGCTGACGGAGCAATCCATCGGCAAGCTGCTGGTGGCCGGCATTCTTCCGGGAGCATTCCTGGCCCTGGCCTATACCCTCATCGTGATAGGTTCTGTGAAGCTCAATCCCAGCCTGGCCCCCGTGAGTTTGGAACCGGTTTCATGGCGCACGAAGTTCGCGTCGCTCATGGCAGTATGGGAACCCCTGGCTGTTTTTTTCCTGGTGATGGGTGGTATTTACGGCGGTTTTTTTACGCCCACCGAGGCCGGCGCCATCGGGGCGACCATCCTTTTCCTGATCGCATTGATCAAGAGGAAGCTGAATCGAGCAAACCTCGTGGAAGCGCTTCAGGAGTCGGTTCGGATCTCCGTGATGGTGCTCTTTCTGGTGGCCGGCGCCAATGTGTTCAGTTACTTTCTCGCCCTTTCCACCATCCCCATGAGAGTGGCCGAGTGGGTCGCCGCCCTTGAGATTTCCCCCTATCTGATCCACGCCATCATGATGGTGATCTATCTCTTTCTGGGATGTTTCCTGGATGCCATTTCCATGATGGTGCTCACGCTGCCGGTGATTTACCCGGTAATACTGGCCCTGGGGTTTGATCCGATCTGGTTCGGCGTCATTGCGGTACTCATGATGGAGGCCGGCCTGATCACCCCCCCCATGGGGCTGAACGTCTTTACGGTGGCCGGGGTGGCAAAGGATACCCCGGTGGAGACCATATTCAGGGGGGTCATCCCCTTTCTCTTTGCCATATTTGCCCTGGTGATATTGATCACCGTATTTCCCAAGATCGCACTCCTGTTGCCGGGCATGATGACGCGGTAG
- a CDS encoding aldehyde dehydrogenase family protein: protein MAVLPEVKKHYGKLKFLINGEWIDSKSTDIHETTNPATGDVIAEFPAATKEEALQAVRAAHEAFQTWKHVSLRDRGRLLFGMHAKFEDNYEDMCRILTQDHGRTIGEARGSVSRVIENIESACSALYGLPKRNEHIDQLANGIDQYLVWEPLGAFLIITPGNIPMHAWSSFVPYAMAAGCTVVVSPSRQDPVAAETISRVAQEAGFPPGVINVVHGGREINKLILEQPEIKGVGFIGSNRAGHELFQTCGRLLKTSSINGNGKNAVIIMPDADIDESIRWMLRACFGMTGQRCLGVDNVVIIGDIYDEVKEKFVAAAKAMRLGYGLDEDAELGPYTTRGGKDKILDWIDHSLQEGAKLALDGRGVKAEGYPNGYFMAPTILEDVNVDMPMAKEEAFGAVAALIRGDSLDQAIEWINTKTNLGHSAAIMTSSMKNARKLIREANVGNVAVNLGVAQPYAFFPLGSRRESFVGSAKSRMASMRLFMDEKTVVSRWI from the coding sequence ATGGCAGTATTACCGGAAGTAAAAAAACATTATGGAAAACTCAAATTCCTTATCAACGGTGAGTGGATCGATTCCAAATCAACGGATATTCACGAGACCACCAATCCTGCGACAGGTGACGTAATCGCTGAATTTCCCGCCGCCACCAAAGAAGAGGCCCTCCAAGCGGTCAGGGCAGCCCACGAGGCCTTCCAGACGTGGAAGCATGTCTCCCTGAGGGACAGGGGACGCCTCCTCTTCGGCATGCATGCCAAGTTTGAAGATAACTACGAAGACATGTGTCGCATCCTGACCCAGGATCATGGAAGAACCATCGGCGAAGCAAGGGGTTCGGTGAGTCGCGTGATAGAGAACATTGAATCGGCATGCTCGGCCCTATACGGGTTACCCAAGCGAAACGAACATATCGACCAGCTCGCCAACGGGATCGACCAGTATCTGGTCTGGGAGCCGCTCGGTGCATTCCTGATCATTACGCCGGGCAATATTCCGATGCACGCGTGGTCGTCCTTTGTGCCCTATGCCATGGCTGCCGGATGTACCGTGGTGGTCAGTCCGAGCAGGCAGGACCCCGTGGCCGCTGAGACCATATCCAGAGTGGCCCAGGAGGCCGGTTTTCCTCCAGGCGTCATCAATGTGGTCCATGGCGGACGGGAGATCAACAAGCTGATTCTCGAGCAGCCGGAGATTAAGGGGGTCGGTTTCATCGGATCCAACAGGGCCGGCCATGAACTCTTCCAGACCTGCGGCAGACTCCTGAAGACCTCGTCCATCAACGGGAACGGGAAAAATGCCGTAATCATCATGCCCGATGCCGATATTGACGAATCCATTCGCTGGATGCTGAGGGCCTGTTTCGGAATGACCGGTCAGAGATGTCTCGGGGTGGACAACGTGGTCATCATCGGCGATATCTACGATGAAGTGAAAGAGAAATTCGTTGCAGCGGCCAAGGCCATGAGACTCGGTTATGGTCTTGACGAAGATGCGGAGCTGGGCCCCTATACCACCCGGGGCGGCAAGGACAAGATTCTTGATTGGATCGACCACTCCCTGCAGGAAGGCGCCAAGCTGGCCCTCGACGGAAGGGGAGTTAAGGCGGAGGGCTATCCCAACGGTTACTTCATGGCGCCGACCATTCTCGAAGATGTGAACGTGGATATGCCGATGGCCAAGGAAGAGGCCTTTGGGGCGGTTGCGGCCCTGATCAGGGGAGACAGCCTGGATCAGGCCATTGAGTGGATCAACACCAAGACCAATCTCGGTCACTCGGCCGCCATCATGACCAGCAGCATGAAAAACGCCCGAAAGCTCATTCGAGAGGCCAATGTGGGCAACGTTGCGGTAAATCTGGGGGTGGCCCAGCCCTATGCCTTCTTTCCCCTGGGTTCCCGGCGAGAATCCTTTGTTGGGTCCGCCAAATCCCGTATGGCGTCCATGCGATTGTTCATGGACGAGAAGACGGTGGTTTCCCGCTGGATATGA
- the pncA gene encoding bifunctional nicotinamidase/pyrazinamidase translates to MIVFWGSLVSVPFTIPCAECGSEGNIGVIVVDLQGDFTTLKNGSLAVDGTDQAYVDAVTKATKDFSREGFLIFGTQDWHPADHVSFVTNHEGKKPFEAIQIEGRTQVLWPPHCIQGTENARVLVDNNLFLAIVKKGQDSRYDSYSGFQDDGGARTEMDKILKRNMVRKVVVYGLATDYCVKATAVDAARAGFKVIVVEDLCRGVAPDTTKKALEEMKAQGIEVLKTVDMKKIKEF, encoded by the coding sequence ATGATCGTTTTTTGGGGAAGCCTGGTGTCGGTGCCTTTCACCATACCTTGCGCAGAGTGCGGTTCAGAGGGCAACATCGGTGTGATCGTCGTGGATCTGCAGGGGGATTTTACCACCCTGAAGAATGGATCCCTGGCGGTCGACGGAACCGATCAGGCCTATGTGGACGCCGTGACCAAGGCCACCAAGGACTTCAGCCGGGAAGGCTTTTTGATCTTCGGCACCCAGGACTGGCATCCCGCGGATCATGTTTCCTTCGTCACCAATCACGAGGGAAAAAAGCCCTTTGAGGCGATTCAGATCGAGGGAAGGACCCAGGTCCTCTGGCCGCCCCACTGCATTCAGGGGACGGAAAATGCCCGGGTCCTGGTGGATAACAACCTGTTCCTGGCGATTGTAAAGAAAGGGCAGGATTCCCGATATGACAGTTATTCCGGCTTTCAGGACGACGGCGGCGCCAGGACCGAGATGGACAAAATCCTCAAAAGAAACATGGTTAGAAAGGTCGTGGTGTACGGGCTCGCCACCGACTATTGTGTCAAGGCGACGGCCGTCGACGCCGCCCGGGCAGGGTTCAAGGTGATCGTTGTGGAGGACCTTTGCAGGGGGGTGGCCCCGGACACCACTAAAAAGGCCCTGGAAGAGATGAAGGCCCAGGGGATAGAGGTCCTGAAGACCGTGGACATGAAGAAAATCAAGGAATTTTAA
- a CDS encoding (2Fe-2S)-binding protein — translation MKPYAHIPIECTINGNKVSLEVEAGETALEVIRDRLSLKGTKEGCGIGECGACTIVVDGKSVNACLMLAAQLHGREILTVEGLGKDGDMIPLQQSFVDHHAVQCGFCTPGFLMSSYALLKENPHPDRPEIIDAVSGNLCRCTGYQQIVDAVEDAAKHPRRETTK, via the coding sequence ATGAAACCATACGCGCATATACCGATTGAATGTACAATCAACGGGAATAAGGTATCCCTGGAGGTGGAGGCGGGCGAAACCGCCCTGGAGGTGATTCGCGACCGTCTCTCACTCAAGGGGACCAAGGAGGGCTGCGGCATCGGAGAATGCGGGGCCTGCACCATCGTGGTGGATGGGAAGAGTGTAAATGCCTGTCTCATGCTCGCCGCACAACTCCACGGACGGGAGATTTTGACCGTTGAAGGCCTAGGGAAGGATGGGGATATGATTCCGCTTCAGCAGTCTTTTGTGGACCATCATGCGGTCCAGTGCGGCTTCTGTACCCCCGGGTTCCTGATGAGCAGTTATGCCTTGCTCAAGGAGAATCCCCATCCCGATCGTCCTGAAATTATTGACGCCGTTTCAGGGAATCTTTGCCGGTGCACAGGATATCAGCAAATTGTGGACGCGGTTGAGGATGCGGCAAAACACCCCCGCAGGGAAACTACCAAATGA
- a CDS encoding xanthine dehydrogenase family protein subunit M, which translates to MKRDVAYVRPGTLEEALYFLKEEGENSQILAGGTDVITGLRSGTVRSGLLVDISRIPELKGIEEKEDTICIGAGVTLSEIMTSNAVAPVAPLLQKAARVFGSTQIRNMATIGGNICRASPAGDTLPVLYAHEAQLELISSSSLRRMLLSDFIRGPGETLLGAGELLRGIRLKKVPEFCVHQFEKVGNRKVLAVSIVSLAALLSLDHTGIIEGARLAWGSVAPTVVRSTQVEQFLTGKPLTAKTLNETFPLVQEAISPIDDIRASAVYRRRVAAGLLFRLLKDREPRD; encoded by the coding sequence ATGAAAAGGGATGTGGCGTATGTGAGACCGGGCACCCTGGAGGAGGCCCTTTATTTTTTGAAAGAGGAGGGGGAAAATTCCCAAATCCTCGCTGGCGGGACGGATGTCATCACAGGACTCCGATCCGGAACGGTCCGAAGCGGACTTCTTGTGGATATCTCAAGGATTCCTGAACTCAAAGGCATTGAGGAAAAAGAAGACACAATATGTATCGGTGCGGGCGTCACCCTTTCTGAGATTATGACCTCCAATGCCGTAGCCCCTGTTGCCCCTCTCCTTCAAAAAGCGGCCAGAGTCTTCGGAAGCACGCAGATCCGAAACATGGCCACCATTGGCGGCAACATCTGCAGGGCCTCACCGGCCGGGGACACCCTCCCGGTGCTGTACGCCCATGAGGCGCAATTGGAATTGATCTCGTCCTCCTCGTTGCGGAGGATGTTGCTCAGCGACTTCATCCGGGGTCCCGGAGAAACCCTATTGGGGGCCGGAGAACTTTTGCGGGGAATCCGGCTTAAAAAGGTCCCCGAGTTCTGTGTACATCAATTCGAGAAGGTGGGAAACCGAAAGGTCCTGGCAGTCTCAATCGTGAGCCTGGCAGCCCTCCTTAGCCTGGACCATACGGGGATTATCGAAGGTGCGCGTCTGGCATGGGGGAGTGTGGCCCCCACCGTGGTCAGATCTACACAGGTGGAACAATTTCTGACAGGTAAACCGCTTACTGCCAAGACCCTCAATGAGACCTTTCCCCTGGTACAGGAGGCGATCTCTCCCATCGATGATATTCGTGCGAGCGCCGTCTATAGAAGGAGGGTCGCGGCCGGCCTTCTTTTTCGCCTGTTAAAGGATCGGGAGCCGCGGGATTGA
- a CDS encoding xanthine dehydrogenase family protein molybdopterin-binding subunit, giving the protein MKEEMKNIGKNIARRGAIERLKGTPIFCADLKLENPLTLKVLRSTRAHARIIHLGVEKAARLEGVVRIFTAADIPGKNLTGIINKDHPLLVPDKVRHVGDAIALVAAESEEAAENALHAIAVTYEDLPVVYDPEEALKQDAPRIHENGNLLFTRKIKRGDIDQAFDRCEVVVEKVYRTSLLEHTYLEPDAGAGYVEKDGTLAIFSSTQNPHYDHSEVVSLLGLEDGKVRIIQAATGGGFGSKLDLNTQGYIGLALYYLQRPVRHVYSREEVFLATAKRHPLIIRMKTGADREGRLLAMKTRIICDTGAYGSYGIAVASRAAVHAQGPYDIETVDVEAHCVYTNNPLAGAMRGFGAPQMAFAFESQMDLLAEKLQMSPFDIRRLNALKNGSRTGTGQELTASVGIGECLDAVHPYYAEALEAWRTAPTPPFQKRGVGLGAMWYGIGNTGVQNPSTAQIEVDLEGRVTLYTGCADIGQGSTTVLSQIAGETLGLSADVIRTVVGDTGLTSNAGATSASRQTYISGNAVKDAADQLADMLLTEGVDLLKVPKESLVLDSGQIRDVDDPKKSIPLVKAVKRAHRKGLPLKWQGYFDPVTEPLDPETGQGVPYATYAFACHLVEVTVDVYTGEVAVNRVVAAHDVGKAIYPEGVIGQICGGVAMGIGFALMEECVPGKTSSINDYSIPTCSDMPEVIPIIVESPEPTGPYGAKGVGEPALIPTAPAVLNAIADALGERIYTLPGNLERVLNAAVTAGQLDNKEV; this is encoded by the coding sequence ATGAAAGAAGAAATGAAAAACATCGGAAAAAATATCGCCCGTCGCGGTGCGATTGAGAGATTGAAGGGAACGCCCATCTTTTGCGCAGACCTGAAACTCGAAAATCCCCTTACCCTGAAGGTCCTGAGGAGCACCCGTGCCCATGCGCGAATCATACATTTGGGTGTGGAAAAGGCTGCCAGGTTAGAGGGTGTTGTCAGGATCTTCACGGCAGCGGACATACCGGGAAAAAACCTCACCGGCATCATCAATAAGGACCATCCCCTTCTGGTCCCGGACAAGGTGCGCCATGTGGGGGACGCCATCGCGCTGGTGGCGGCCGAAAGCGAGGAAGCGGCCGAAAACGCCCTACATGCCATTGCGGTGACCTATGAGGACCTTCCTGTTGTTTACGACCCGGAAGAGGCCTTAAAGCAAGACGCCCCCAGGATACATGAAAACGGGAATCTTCTCTTTACGAGGAAGATAAAGAGGGGAGATATTGACCAGGCCTTTGATCGATGTGAAGTTGTCGTGGAGAAGGTTTACAGGACCTCCCTTCTGGAACATACGTATCTGGAACCCGATGCCGGGGCCGGGTATGTGGAAAAAGACGGGACCCTGGCCATCTTCTCGTCCACCCAGAATCCGCATTACGACCACAGTGAGGTGGTCTCTCTCCTGGGGCTGGAGGACGGAAAGGTTCGGATCATCCAGGCGGCCACGGGTGGCGGGTTTGGCTCCAAACTGGACCTGAATACCCAGGGTTACATCGGGCTCGCCCTCTATTATCTGCAGCGACCTGTTCGGCATGTATACAGCCGCGAAGAGGTCTTTTTGGCCACGGCCAAGAGGCACCCCCTCATCATCCGCATGAAGACCGGCGCGGACAGAGAGGGGAGGCTCCTGGCCATGAAGACGCGCATTATCTGCGACACAGGTGCTTACGGCTCTTACGGCATCGCCGTCGCCTCCCGGGCCGCGGTCCATGCCCAAGGCCCCTATGACATCGAAACCGTCGATGTGGAGGCGCACTGCGTCTATACCAACAATCCCCTTGCAGGGGCCATGCGGGGGTTCGGTGCGCCTCAAATGGCCTTTGCCTTTGAATCCCAGATGGATCTCCTGGCAGAAAAGCTTCAGATGAGTCCCTTTGATATCAGGCGCCTCAATGCCCTGAAAAATGGATCCAGGACCGGAACGGGACAGGAATTGACGGCGAGTGTGGGGATCGGAGAGTGTCTGGATGCGGTTCACCCCTATTATGCCGAGGCACTGGAAGCGTGGCGGACAGCCCCGACCCCGCCTTTCCAGAAGCGGGGGGTCGGTCTCGGGGCCATGTGGTACGGGATCGGGAATACCGGGGTTCAGAACCCCTCCACGGCCCAGATCGAGGTGGACCTGGAGGGAAGGGTCACCCTCTATACCGGGTGCGCGGATATCGGCCAGGGTTCCACTACGGTCCTTTCTCAGATCGCCGGGGAGACGCTGGGATTGTCCGCGGACGTCATCAGAACCGTTGTAGGGGATACGGGCTTGACGTCCAATGCGGGGGCCACGTCCGCAAGCCGGCAGACCTATATTTCTGGAAACGCGGTCAAGGACGCGGCAGACCAGCTGGCGGACATGCTCTTGACTGAGGGCGTGGATCTGCTCAAGGTTCCCAAGGAGTCGCTGGTCCTGGATTCCGGGCAGATCCGGGATGTAGATGATCCGAAAAAGAGCATCCCCCTGGTGAAGGCGGTCAAACGTGCCCACAGGAAAGGCCTTCCCTTGAAATGGCAGGGATACTTCGATCCGGTCACCGAACCGCTGGACCCTGAAACAGGTCAGGGCGTGCCCTATGCCACCTATGCCTTTGCATGCCATCTTGTTGAGGTGACCGTGGACGTCTATACGGGCGAAGTGGCGGTCAACCGGGTGGTTGCGGCACACGACGTGGGCAAGGCCATCTACCCCGAAGGCGTGATCGGCCAGATCTGCGGAGGGGTGGCCATGGGAATCGGCTTTGCCCTCATGGAGGAATGTGTCCCCGGAAAAACGTCGTCTATTAACGATTACAGTATCCCCACGTGCAGCGATATGCCCGAGGTCATCCCGATCATCGTGGAGTCCCCGGAACCCACAGGGCCGTATGGCGCAAAGGGTGTCGGAGAGCCCGCCCTGATTCCCACTGCCCCGGCCGTCCTGAACGCCATTGCCGATGCCCTGGGAGAACGGATTTACACCCTTCCCGGGAATCTGGAACGGGTCCTGAATGCAGCTGTTACGGCAGGACAATTAGACAATAAGGAGGTTTAA
- a CDS encoding amidohydrolase family protein, protein MSGVTLKNIGTIVSGDISRPFLEGNAIAIEDGKIKDIGMVDDLGTKKGDMVIDCAGATVTPGLIDSHCHVILGDFTSRQNQMGFIESELHGGVTTLISAGEVHLQGRPKDPAGTKVLAILAAKAWANFRPGGAKVLGGAVILEKGLVKQDFEEMAREGVRVVGEIGLGSVKQPEDAAPMVEWAREAGMTVMMHTGGTSIPGSSTVTAEQVIKTNPHIASHVNGGPTAVAIEEVERLVNETKLAIEIVHCGNPKVAVEAANICIKAGALDRMIIGNDAPSGTGVIPLGILRVINHLASLTPIKAEEAICMATGNTARIYKLNRGILEQGKEADLLIMDAPMGSVGENALAAIEAGDVPGVAMILVDGKIVVSTSRNTPPPKRKPTVTRNFGGPAIEE, encoded by the coding sequence ATGTCAGGCGTTACTCTGAAAAACATCGGAACCATTGTGAGCGGCGATATCTCAAGGCCCTTTCTCGAAGGCAATGCCATCGCCATCGAGGACGGCAAAATCAAGGATATCGGCATGGTTGATGATCTTGGCACTAAGAAGGGCGACATGGTCATCGATTGTGCAGGGGCCACTGTAACCCCGGGTCTCATCGACTCCCATTGCCATGTGATCCTTGGGGACTTCACCTCTCGCCAGAATCAGATGGGCTTTATCGAAAGCGAGCTGCATGGCGGGGTCACCACGCTGATTTCCGCCGGAGAGGTCCACCTGCAGGGGAGACCCAAGGATCCGGCGGGAACCAAGGTCCTGGCGATCCTGGCGGCCAAGGCCTGGGCAAATTTCAGACCCGGAGGGGCCAAGGTCCTTGGCGGGGCCGTGATCCTGGAGAAAGGTCTTGTCAAACAGGATTTCGAGGAAATGGCCCGGGAAGGGGTGCGTGTGGTGGGTGAAATCGGACTCGGAAGCGTCAAACAGCCCGAGGATGCCGCACCCATGGTCGAGTGGGCCAGAGAGGCGGGGATGACCGTGATGATGCATACCGGGGGAACGTCCATTCCGGGGAGCAGTACGGTCACCGCGGAACAGGTGATCAAAACCAATCCCCATATCGCCTCCCATGTCAACGGCGGTCCCACGGCCGTTGCCATCGAGGAGGTGGAGAGACTGGTCAATGAAACAAAACTCGCGATTGAGATCGTTCACTGCGGCAATCCCAAGGTGGCCGTCGAAGCCGCAAATATTTGCATAAAGGCCGGGGCCCTGGACCGCATGATCATCGGAAACGACGCCCCATCAGGGACGGGGGTGATCCCCCTGGGTATTCTGCGGGTGATCAACCACCTGGCGAGTCTGACCCCGATCAAGGCCGAAGAGGCCATTTGCATGGCGACCGGGAACACGGCACGTATCTACAAGCTGAACCGAGGCATCCTTGAGCAAGGGAAGGAGGCGGACCTCCTCATCATGGACGCCCCGATGGGGTCGGTGGGAGAAAACGCCCTGGCCGCTATTGAAGCGGGCGATGTCCCGGGGGTCGCCATGATCCTGGTGGATGGGAAAATCGTTGTTTCTACCAGCAGGAATACGCCGCCCCCCAAGCGGAAACCCACCGTGACCAGGAACTTCGGCGGGCCCGCGATTGAAGAATGA
- a CDS encoding 4Fe-4S binding protein — MKVDLEKCIGCGYCVRDCPVGAVHLSKKKAVIDETCTQCGACLKVCEQGALSRESRIPEHAVICDACPINCQIRPGMIGACHRYRNVEGELLRVTPLHTWQDVEDVVGPDPAEPIRRPLITAIGSGTTYPDCKPAPYIVRGKQKGVDVVTVVTEAPLSYSGILVKVDTDIPVGEEGADVLLGKRKVGMVTTEQYGSKMLSIGGVNLLTEKDGLAVARTITDIANKKPVKMRVKGGARLELQVGQTPVINGMRPDNMRVGCGSATLGLFAPLLVAAADEVIILDPHITSLMSEHAAGRFVGARPSGIRLRFRMSTPGRYFGDHGSGWGGTSIMNPLEVISGLDQDVARTGMRVLITETTGRNGRLFELDEGGTFQEVPLTGASREALDAISSTCEPSRVSAVYMGGTGGSARAGVTRYPVKLTRAVHSAKASLTVGGAPTYVLPGGGINFMVDVERVKGGFFYWTPTPATICPVEYTMDLRDYQEMGGHLEAMKPFAVKGPRMVVD; from the coding sequence ATGAAAGTGGACCTGGAAAAATGTATCGGCTGCGGGTATTGCGTACGGGATTGTCCTGTGGGCGCGGTTCACCTGTCCAAAAAAAAGGCCGTCATCGACGAGACCTGCACCCAGTGCGGGGCCTGTCTCAAGGTATGCGAGCAGGGGGCACTGTCCAGGGAGTCCAGGATCCCCGAACATGCGGTCATTTGCGATGCCTGCCCCATCAACTGCCAGATCAGACCCGGGATGATCGGCGCATGCCATCGGTACAGAAATGTCGAGGGAGAACTCCTTCGGGTCACCCCCCTTCATACCTGGCAGGATGTGGAAGACGTCGTGGGTCCGGACCCGGCCGAGCCCATCAGGAGGCCCTTGATCACCGCCATTGGATCGGGGACGACCTATCCGGACTGCAAGCCCGCACCATATATTGTCAGGGGCAAACAGAAAGGCGTTGACGTGGTAACGGTGGTGACCGAGGCCCCTCTGAGTTACAGCGGCATTCTGGTCAAGGTCGATACGGATATTCCGGTGGGCGAAGAAGGGGCGGATGTCCTCCTTGGGAAAAGAAAGGTGGGGATGGTGACCACCGAGCAGTACGGCTCCAAGATGCTCTCCATCGGCGGGGTCAACCTCCTCACTGAAAAGGACGGGCTGGCGGTGGCCAGGACCATCACGGATATTGCCAATAAAAAACCGGTGAAAATGAGGGTGAAGGGGGGGGCAAGGCTGGAACTGCAGGTCGGTCAGACCCCGGTCATCAACGGCATGCGTCCCGACAATATGAGGGTCGGCTGCGGGAGCGCCACCCTGGGTCTTTTCGCCCCGCTTCTCGTGGCAGCCGCCGATGAGGTCATTATCCTCGACCCTCATATCACCAGCCTGATGAGCGAACACGCGGCCGGCAGGTTTGTTGGGGCCAGACCTTCCGGGATCAGACTCCGTTTCAGAATGAGCACACCCGGACGATATTTCGGGGACCATGGGAGCGGTTGGGGCGGCACATCCATCATGAACCCCCTGGAGGTAATCTCGGGTCTGGATCAGGACGTGGCCAGGACAGGGATGCGTGTCTTGATCACGGAGACCACGGGCCGTAATGGAAGGCTCTTTGAACTGGATGAGGGGGGGACGTTCCAGGAGGTGCCCCTCACCGGGGCCAGTAGGGAGGCACTCGATGCCATTTCGTCCACATGTGAACCCTCCAGGGTTTCCGCCGTATATATGGGAGGTACGGGAGGAAGCGCAAGGGCCGGGGTTACCCGCTATCCGGTCAAGTTGACCCGTGCCGTTCATTCCGCCAAGGCCAGTCTCACGGTGGGCGGGGCCCCCACCTATGTCCTGCCCGGCGGCGGGATCAACTTCATGGTGGACGTGGAGAGGGTTAAGGGAGGCTTTTTCTATTGGACGCCTACCCCTGCAACGATCTGCCCTGTGGAATACACGATGGATTTAAGAGATTACCAGGAGATGGGCGGCCATCTCGAAGCGATGAAGCCCTTTGCCGTCAAGGGTCCTCGGATGGTTGTAGATTGA
- a CDS encoding FAD:protein FMN transferase, whose amino-acid sequence MTEYTEARQILRVLQGGDVMAEWGPMRLVISSFVGKVPQPEMSVDAARYAFSALDKIGRRREILSRACAELPHRLEEPLAVEMVCSVLAVGDADLTPMAAVAGTIADAVADYLADRGMTKAIVNNGGDIAVRLRGEGSVTVGIRQDVRRHEFSHVLRLESERTSWGVATSGLGGRSLTRGIASAATVIAHKASVADAAATAVGNASFVEDVQVIQEDAEKIDPATDIPGIAVTCKIGPLNEETKSLSLQRALERSAELVERKIILGSCVVVDGKIGMTDYFRKCLIHGSPDKRTSFAAKS is encoded by the coding sequence TTGACCGAATATACCGAGGCCCGGCAAATCCTCCGAGTCCTGCAGGGCGGTGATGTCATGGCCGAATGGGGTCCCATGAGGCTGGTCATCTCATCTTTTGTAGGAAAGGTTCCCCAACCAGAGATGAGCGTGGATGCGGCCCGATACGCCTTCTCAGCCCTGGACAAGATCGGCCGGCGGCGGGAAATCCTGAGTCGCGCCTGTGCAGAGCTCCCGCATCGGCTCGAGGAACCCCTGGCCGTGGAAATGGTCTGCAGCGTCCTGGCAGTGGGGGATGCGGACCTGACCCCCATGGCCGCTGTGGCAGGGACCATTGCCGATGCAGTGGCCGATTACCTGGCCGATCGGGGGATGACAAAGGCGATCGTCAATAACGGAGGGGATATCGCCGTTCGGCTTCGGGGGGAGGGATCGGTAACCGTGGGGATCCGTCAGGATGTAAGGCGCCATGAATTTTCCCATGTGCTCCGGCTCGAATCCGAGCGCACCTCCTGGGGGGTGGCCACCAGCGGCCTGGGCGGTCGGAGCCTGACCAGAGGCATCGCCTCGGCCGCCACCGTGATCGCCCATAAGGCTTCCGTCGCCGATGCAGCGGCCACGGCTGTGGGCAATGCGAGTTTTGTGGAGGATGTGCAGGTGATCCAGGAGGATGCAGAGAAGATCGATCCCGCTACCGATATACCCGGCATCGCCGTCACCTGTAAGATCGGGCCTTTGAATGAAGAGACGAAATCCCTTTCATTGCAACGGGCGCTGGAAAGGTCGGCGGAATTGGTGGAAAGAAAGATCATCCTGGGTTCATGTGTCGTGGTTGACGGCAAGATCGGGATGACTGATTATTTCAGAAAATGCCTGATCCATGGATCCCCGGATAAGAGGACATCGTTTGCTGCAAAATCTTAA